A region from the Benincasa hispida cultivar B227 chromosome 8, ASM972705v1, whole genome shotgun sequence genome encodes:
- the LOC120084099 gene encoding uncharacterized protein LOC120084099 encodes MPPYVKLLKDILTKKRKLEEYEIVALTHECSALFQKNLSKKLKDSGSFILPCSIGGKEVGNALCDLGASINLMPLSIFRKLGIGEARPTTVTLQLADRSITHSEGKIEDVRVQVDKFIFPAYFIILDNEAEIDVPIILGRPFFSIGGALIDVQKGELTIQVDDQKVKFNIFNASNYHDDMKTCQYMDDLIIEKWYEIHEKLEDEEVENKSWKKSMCW; translated from the coding sequence ATGCCCCCTTATGTGAAGTTGCTTAAAGATATTCTTACAAAAAAAAGGAAGCTCGAGGAATACGAAATAGTTGCATTAACACATGAATGCAGTGCgttatttcaaaaaaatctcTCCAAGAAACTGAAGGACTCTGGAAGCTTCATTCTTCCTTGCTCCATTGGGGGAAAAGAAGTTGGCAATGCGTTATGTGACCTGGGAGCTAGTATTAACCTAATGCCACTTTCCATTTTTAGAAAGCTGGGTATTGGTGAGGCAAGACCCACCACTGTGACTCTGCAGCTAGCAGACAGGTCGATAACGCATTCCGAAGGGAAGATTGAAGATGTGCGCGTACAAGTTGATAAGTTCATATTTCCTGCCTACTTTATTATCTTGGACAATGAAGCAGAAATAGATGTCCCCATCATCCTAGGTCGCCCATTTTTTTCTATAGGGGGTGCGTTAATCGATGTACAAAAAGGGGAGTTGACAATTCAAGTCGACGATCAGAAAGTTAAATTCAACATATTCAATGCATCAAACTACCACGATGATATGAAGACCTGTCAGTATATGGATGATCTGATAATTGAGAAATGGTATGAAATACATGAGAAGCTTGAAGATGAGGAAGTTGAAAACAAATCATGGAAAAAGTCCATGTGTTGGTAA